The Setaria italica strain Yugu1 chromosome IX, Setaria_italica_v2.0, whole genome shotgun sequence genome has a window encoding:
- the LOC101772678 gene encoding uncharacterized protein LOC101772678: MEFELFILFCFWCCVNCDVYISAPIHIAPFCDAHHSFFLILLYWVRCVGYTTMEMGRSGNGGGKVVTFDDSVAGRRRNGGSLSSYLDVGNKDAVEAGRAARPMPGMGSRRRTYADGELDVFTAERYFKGAMDGDGGDRKEAIVRAAVAAVVPPVETAAARPAEAVVMARPSSTSASTASFTASSASSVNSQTALFRGGHRRRGRKCCVQVGVLMRTCSGKRSVRVDGDAAKEAHDVGEPPAASRIDWYRELRMQKAALGLVPGDGGNNHGVVAAGLPPGLNLGTAKVAAIGREMTREEKAAGVTFSSSMRRSVALVAPVVRANALPASGRAGIGDGDGDCDDDGAGSESSSDLFEIKSLMIEDCRYEPSEASIQWSVVTASATDASEPRGDRVPGRWVGGRGPVAGRQHRDHRPVGLLAGCASHRAVDVSAATRAAPNTGATAAAVQRRGDGFQKARNAGA, translated from the coding sequence ATGGAGTTTGaattgtttattttattttgtttttggtGTTGCGTGAATTGTGATGTCTATATAAGCGCGCCTATTCACATCGCCCCCTTTTGCGACGCACaccattcttttttcttgatACTTTTGTACTGGGTGCGTTGTGTTGGTTACACCACCATGGAGATGGGACGATCGGGAAATGGTGGCGGCAAGGTGGTCACCTTCGACGACTCGGTAGCCGGGAGGCGCCGGAACGGCGGCTCCCTCTCGTCGTACCTCGACGTTGGCAACAAGGATGCCGTCGAAGCCGGCCGTGCCGCGCGGCCCATGCCCGGCATGGGCAGTCGGCGCCGCACGTACGCTGACGGCGAGCTCGACGTGTTCACCGCCGAGCGGTACTTCAAGGGCGCAATGGACGGTGATGGCGGCGACCGCAAGGAGGCCATCGTccgcgccgcggtggcggcggtggtgccgcCCGTGGAGACGGCCGCCGCGAGGCCGGCCGAGGCCGTGGTGATGGCGCGGCCGTCGTCGACAAGCGCGTCGACGGCGAGCTTCACCGCGAGCTCGGCGTCCAGCGTCAACAGCCAGACCGCGCTCTTCCGTggcggccaccggcggcgcggcaggaagTGCTGCGTCCAGGTCGGCGTGCTCATGCGCACGTGCTCCGGGAAGCGGTCGGTGCgcgtcgacggcgacgcggcCAAGGAAGCCCACGACGTcggcgagccgccggcggcgagcaggatCGACTGGTACAGAGAGCTGAGGATGCAGAAGGCCGCCCTTGGGCTCGTCCCTGGAGATGGCGGCAACAACCATGGCGTGGTGGCCGCCGGCCTCCCGCCAGGTTTGAACCTTGGCACGGCGAAAGTGGCAGCCATCGGGAGGGAGATGACACgggaggagaaggcggccgGGGTCACCTTTTCAAGTTCCATGAGGAGAAGCGTCGCTCTCGTGGCTCCGGTGGTCAGAGCCAACGCGCTACCGGCGAGCGGCCGTGCCGGCATAggcgacggtgacggcgacTGCGACGATGACGGCGCCGGGAGCGAGTCGAGCTCGGACCTGTTCGAGATCAAGAGCCTGATGATCGAGGACTGCCGCTACGAGCCGAGCGAGGCGAGCATCCAGTGGAGCGTGGTGACGGCGAGCGCCACGGACGCGTCGGAGCCGCGCGGCGACCGCGTCCCCGGCAGATGGGTCGGCGGCAGGGGTCCTGTGGCCGGGAGGCAGCACCGGGACCACCGGCCGGTCGGACTGCTCGCGGGTTGCGCCAGCCACAGGGCCGTGGACGTGTCGGCGGCGACAAGGGCCGCGCCGAACACGggggccaccgcggcggcggtgcagcggCGCGGTGATGGATTTCAGAAGGCACGGAATGCAGGAGCCTGA